Proteins from a genomic interval of Pseudoalteromonas sp. MEBiC 03607:
- the hemC gene encoding hydroxymethylbilane synthase: MTQTTKRVRIATRKSALALWQAEFVKAQLEHFHDDVTVELVPMSTQGDIILDTPLAKIGGKGLFVKELEQAMLDGRADIAVHSMKDVPVEFPEGLALHTICEREDPRDAFVSNNYKSLDELPQGAIVGTSSLRRQCQIREARPDLDIRDLRGNVNTRLAKLDDGQYDAIILAAAGLIRLEMPERITAFIEPEVSLPANGQGAVGIECRVDDEVTKALLAPLEHTETRIRVNAERAMNRRLEGGCQVPIGAFALVDGEQVHLRGLVGAIDGSQMLRDEVSGPVSDAEQLGITLAEKLLAQGADKILAEVYRDA; encoded by the coding sequence ATGACTCAGACAACAAAACGCGTTCGTATCGCTACACGTAAAAGTGCGCTTGCTCTATGGCAGGCCGAATTTGTAAAAGCACAGCTAGAGCACTTTCATGACGATGTGACGGTTGAACTTGTTCCTATGTCGACGCAAGGGGATATTATCTTAGATACACCGCTGGCTAAAATTGGTGGTAAAGGCTTATTTGTAAAAGAATTAGAACAAGCCATGCTAGATGGTCGAGCAGATATTGCTGTGCACTCGATGAAAGATGTGCCGGTTGAGTTTCCTGAAGGCTTAGCGCTTCATACTATCTGTGAGCGTGAAGACCCTCGTGATGCATTCGTATCAAATAACTACAAAAGCTTAGACGAGTTACCGCAAGGTGCTATTGTTGGTACATCGAGCTTACGTCGCCAATGTCAAATTCGCGAAGCGCGTCCTGATTTAGATATTCGTGATTTACGCGGTAACGTTAACACTCGTTTAGCTAAGCTTGATGATGGTCAATATGATGCAATTATTCTTGCTGCTGCAGGTTTAATTCGTTTAGAAATGCCAGAGCGTATTACGGCATTCATTGAACCTGAGGTTTCATTACCTGCCAATGGTCAAGGTGCTGTCGGCATTGAGTGTCGTGTAGATGATGAAGTAACAAAAGCGCTGCTAGCACCACTTGAGCATACAGAAACACGTATTCGTGTTAATGCCGAGCGTGCCATGAACCGCCGTTTAGAAGGCGGCTGCCAAGTACCTATTGGTGCTTTTGCGTTGGTTGATGGTGAACAAGTGCATTTACGTGGTTTAGTTGGCGCAATTGATGGAAGTCAAATGCTACGTGATGAAGTTTCTGGCCCTGTTAGTGACGCTGAGCAGCTAGGTATTACACTTGCTGAAAAGCTACTTGCGCAAGGTGCAGATAAAATTTTAGCAGAAGTATATAGAGACGCTTAA
- a CDS encoding uroporphyrinogen-III synthase: MHILITRPEGKGTELALALQQAGYRATQCPVLTLDYLTPSSSELSPLENADKIIFISQDAVHALLKLTPTINKAAQLYAVGQQTADAVYEAFGRRAAVPKNYDSEGLLELKTLQDVELDNIVLVKGEGGRTTIAKTLKQRGALLNQLVVYKRTAIESEPGKWMDHWQTIDVEGIVITSNAAVDAIFNGLNESQLAWLKARQFYVASERIADYLKQQNVARTQIHIAAGASDSAMFACIDKQGSKMSEADLKQTTKPASAEPAKKAPAAKPAAVQHKRGISKTGSLALLISLLVASAVGYEFYHKLNGDQQSTLAINELTTENQRLQQQLDAVKSAQQTLQQSLFNTEQKVTDALNESAEQTQQQLQAALKRAEQQTFTLNPQEVTSLQRMAEFKLWAEHDYQGAAAVLSRLDSLLAEHPGTGAIRQAIHQDLQTLNAIEPVAVEAIYLKLHGINQQVTELAFNAISLPEEVKQEDPNQLSENVSEWRQNLAKSWQQFKDFFVTVRTREDMVVAPFLSEQERHLVKQRLSLYIAQAQDAVLTKQSSVYFSAVDAAHDLVKDYFKQDDAVTKAVLTSLTSLSKEQLDFSPKVSLQSTEQVKEWAQ; encoded by the coding sequence ATGCATATATTGATAACTCGTCCAGAAGGGAAAGGCACTGAACTTGCGCTTGCGCTTCAGCAGGCGGGTTATCGAGCAACCCAGTGTCCAGTGCTTACCCTTGATTATCTTACCCCAAGTAGTAGTGAGCTCTCACCACTTGAGAATGCTGATAAGATCATTTTTATCTCGCAGGATGCTGTTCATGCATTGTTAAAGCTCACACCCACAATTAATAAAGCAGCACAACTTTATGCCGTTGGACAGCAAACGGCAGATGCAGTGTATGAAGCCTTTGGGCGTCGAGCTGCAGTGCCGAAAAACTATGACTCAGAGGGCTTGCTCGAGTTAAAAACTCTACAAGATGTAGAGTTGGATAATATTGTTTTGGTTAAAGGTGAAGGTGGGCGCACAACGATAGCGAAAACCTTAAAACAACGTGGGGCACTTTTAAATCAGCTCGTGGTATACAAACGAACTGCAATCGAGAGTGAACCAGGTAAGTGGATGGACCACTGGCAAACAATTGATGTAGAAGGTATAGTCATTACCAGTAATGCAGCTGTTGACGCCATTTTTAATGGTCTCAATGAATCGCAGTTAGCATGGTTAAAAGCGCGACAATTTTATGTTGCCAGCGAACGTATCGCTGATTATTTAAAACAACAAAATGTAGCAAGAACGCAGATACACATTGCTGCAGGGGCAAGCGATAGTGCTATGTTCGCCTGTATTGATAAGCAAGGTAGCAAAATGAGTGAAGCAGATTTAAAACAAACCACAAAGCCAGCCAGCGCTGAGCCTGCCAAAAAAGCACCTGCAGCTAAACCAGCAGCAGTTCAGCACAAAAGAGGGATAAGTAAAACAGGGAGCTTGGCTTTACTCATTTCACTCCTTGTTGCCTCGGCTGTGGGATATGAGTTTTATCATAAACTTAATGGCGATCAACAATCTACTCTTGCTATTAATGAGCTGACAACAGAAAACCAACGTTTACAGCAACAGCTTGATGCGGTGAAAAGTGCCCAGCAAACATTGCAGCAATCGCTATTTAATACTGAACAAAAAGTTACTGATGCGCTGAATGAAAGTGCTGAACAAACGCAGCAGCAGCTGCAAGCGGCTTTAAAGCGTGCCGAGCAGCAAACTTTTACACTTAATCCGCAAGAAGTCACAAGCTTGCAGCGTATGGCTGAGTTTAAACTCTGGGCTGAGCACGACTACCAAGGTGCTGCTGCTGTATTATCTCGTTTAGATAGCTTGCTTGCTGAGCATCCTGGAACAGGGGCTATTCGCCAAGCAATTCATCAAGATTTGCAAACATTAAATGCCATTGAGCCAGTTGCTGTAGAAGCCATTTATTTAAAGCTGCACGGTATCAATCAGCAAGTGACTGAGTTGGCATTTAATGCTATTTCTCTACCTGAAGAAGTAAAACAAGAAGATCCAAATCAGCTTAGTGAAAACGTCAGTGAGTGGCGTCAAAACCTTGCAAAATCTTGGCAGCAATTTAAAGACTTCTTTGTCACAGTTCGTACCCGTGAAGACATGGTTGTTGCGCCATTTTTAAGTGAACAAGAGCGCCATTTAGTAAAACAACGCCTAAGTTTATATATCGCACAAGCGCAAGACGCCGTATTAACAAAACAAAGCAGTGTGTACTTTAGTGCAGTTGATGCAGCGCATGACTTAGTGAAAGATTACTTTAAACAAGATGATGCAGTCACTAAAGCGGTATTAACTAGCTTAACTTCACTTTCAAAAGAGCAACTCGATTTCAGCCCTAAAGTGTCACTGCAAAGTACTGAGCAGGTGAAGGAGTGGGCACAATGA
- a CDS encoding heme biosynthesis HemY N-terminal domain-containing protein yields the protein MIRFLLIIIAIAACLGIAPFFIDQKGYVLIAFNNTTVEGTIWGVTALVLLAFAAIFLFYKLVRYLWSLYSHTRHRFFARSEERKHAAIEQGIWSLINNDYTELELALENNSVAEQWNDVRYALLAKAALANNNREQAISYLDKISQDKQLKVANLWVASGETSTIFADLKALAERKKASSLELKMYAHVLMQEKKWSALNEFMPRLLRRKALSDNEWRQLFDHYFSAQPSSELTTRYEQLAKNLKPLAEVSYFSAMARVGDLNKIELSLIKMLKKPLQHKDLARILRASTAGDALKLQTSLQDILKKDTENTDLLLALACLANAHGQYDLAARVFDKALNADNRDEYLQQAVLSYSKSAQPDKALVLYQ from the coding sequence ATGATCCGCTTCTTATTGATAATCATCGCTATTGCAGCTTGCTTAGGAATAGCCCCTTTTTTTATTGATCAAAAAGGCTATGTGCTTATTGCTTTTAACAATACCACGGTTGAGGGCACTATTTGGGGCGTCACTGCGTTAGTTTTGTTGGCTTTTGCTGCGATATTCTTGTTTTATAAATTGGTGCGTTATTTGTGGTCTTTGTATAGCCATACGCGACATCGTTTTTTTGCTCGAAGTGAAGAACGCAAACATGCTGCGATTGAACAAGGTATATGGAGTTTAATCAATAACGATTACACTGAGCTTGAGTTAGCACTTGAAAATAATAGTGTGGCAGAGCAATGGAATGATGTGCGTTATGCTTTACTTGCCAAAGCAGCATTGGCAAATAACAACCGTGAACAAGCAATTAGTTACCTTGATAAAATCAGTCAAGACAAGCAGCTAAAAGTAGCTAACTTATGGGTTGCAAGTGGTGAGACGAGTACTATTTTTGCTGACCTTAAAGCCTTGGCAGAGCGTAAAAAAGCCTCTAGCTTAGAACTTAAAATGTATGCTCACGTCCTGATGCAAGAGAAAAAGTGGTCGGCGCTTAATGAATTTATGCCTCGCTTATTACGTAGAAAAGCACTTTCAGATAACGAATGGCGTCAGCTATTTGACCATTATTTTTCTGCGCAACCTAGCAGTGAGCTAACAACACGTTATGAGCAATTAGCCAAGAACTTAAAGCCGTTAGCTGAAGTGAGCTATTTTTCAGCTATGGCGCGCGTGGGTGATCTTAATAAAATTGAGCTAAGCTTAATCAAAATGCTAAAAAAACCACTTCAGCATAAAGATTTAGCACGTATTTTACGAGCTAGTACGGCGGGTGATGCACTCAAACTGCAAACAAGCTTGCAAGATATATTAAAAAAAGACACCGAAAATACAGACCTGCTTTTAGCCTTAGCGTGTTTAGCAAATGCTCATGGCCAGTACGACTTAGCTGCACGAGTATTTGATAAAGCGCTTAATGCAGATAATCGCGACGAGTATTTGCAGCAAGCAGTGCTAAGCTATAGTAAAAGTGCTCAACCAGATAAGGCCCTGGTACTGTATCAGTAA
- a CDS encoding CHASE domain-containing protein, which translates to MKNLFALTLSIAFAYFLTGYLSNSLLAIDGYAVAAWPPSGIALASILLSRNRALPGVLLGAFLVNLIHLDKVTDILHWQVMLQAIGVTAASTFQAWLAYYIIIHVVKRPLELSSLKQSVQGLIIGGPLCSLIAASTGTALLVINNVIPSYAALNNFIAWWIGDSIGVLIFTPLVLAAFSYNHARQRLQIIVPSLLIYMIICVSFYGAASVKKEKDLQRKEAKVSAIKTNLEHKIDEIKSHLSLLATFFASSDMVDFEEFKRFTSRQLQYSKEIIAFEWAPKVINSQLDNYQNLLREELGPNYYIKEKNSAGQWQAVSQRAIYFPVQYIHPLQGNEAAQGFDLASHELRRLALTDARLIKNVTVSEPITLMQGDGNDKGVLFFNPVYSDINHQVGFRGYVVAVVNLELLAQTLNFNQNTEIDASFYDVTDGSNPVEIYNPQRVGTTAIASFNFIIGERVWQVKLWESVAQSSWLPYWLAQIVGMLFVWLLITFLISVTGTNIQIRQQVAKQTQSLREEKQKADKASQIKSEFLANMSHEIRTPINGIKGLHYLAMQEQDWPQARSYIDQADGALNVLLRVINDVLDFSKIEAGRLEMHQEPIDVNALVSEVCNLLQFELNTRSLEFDVDYDSSSQLEIYTDPIRLKQVLLNLLNNAVKFTPQGHITLRIWQQREFTYFSVIDTGIGISKEAQQRLFQPFSQADSSTSRRFGGTGLGLSICQKLVSMMGGSISLQSVEGQGSTFTISIPFESPLSEVIQSDDEVVDIDVSSLSFADYAILLVEDNPLNQHVASSILKTKGCQPDIAKDGHEAIKMISEKSYDLVLMDIQMPNMDGLQATKVIRNELLISELPIIGLSANAHDDDLKKGLASGMNGYLTKPIDADKLFKTLWQHLHGKSAL; encoded by the coding sequence TTGAAAAACTTATTTGCGCTGACACTAAGTATCGCTTTCGCTTATTTTCTAACAGGGTATTTAAGTAATTCTCTTTTGGCTATCGACGGCTATGCTGTTGCAGCATGGCCCCCTTCTGGTATAGCTCTGGCCAGTATCTTACTTAGTCGAAACCGTGCCTTGCCGGGGGTGTTGTTGGGGGCTTTCTTAGTCAACCTTATCCATCTCGATAAAGTTACTGATATTTTACATTGGCAAGTTATGTTACAAGCCATTGGGGTAACAGCAGCATCTACTTTCCAAGCCTGGTTGGCTTATTACATTATTATTCATGTTGTAAAACGTCCTCTTGAACTATCTTCGCTAAAACAAAGTGTGCAAGGGTTAATCATTGGCGGCCCACTTTGCAGTCTTATCGCAGCATCGACAGGTACTGCGCTGTTGGTCATCAATAATGTGATTCCTAGCTACGCGGCACTTAATAATTTTATTGCTTGGTGGATTGGTGACAGTATCGGAGTACTCATTTTTACTCCGTTAGTTTTAGCGGCATTCAGTTATAATCATGCACGGCAGCGACTACAAATTATTGTTCCTTCACTATTAATTTATATGATTATTTGTGTCAGCTTTTATGGCGCAGCAAGTGTTAAAAAGGAGAAAGATTTACAGCGCAAAGAAGCAAAAGTAAGTGCAATAAAAACCAATCTTGAACACAAAATTGATGAAATTAAGTCTCATCTGTCGTTATTGGCAACCTTTTTTGCAAGTAGTGACATGGTTGATTTTGAAGAGTTTAAGCGCTTTACCTCAAGACAGCTGCAATACAGTAAAGAGATAATAGCGTTTGAGTGGGCACCAAAAGTGATTAATTCACAATTGGATAATTACCAAAATTTGCTGCGCGAAGAGCTTGGGCCTAATTACTATATCAAAGAGAAAAATTCCGCGGGACAATGGCAAGCGGTAAGTCAGCGTGCTATTTATTTTCCGGTGCAATATATCCACCCATTGCAAGGCAACGAGGCCGCACAAGGTTTTGATTTAGCCTCCCATGAACTGCGCAGGCTGGCACTGACAGACGCTCGTTTAATAAAAAATGTCACAGTGAGTGAGCCTATTACCTTGATGCAAGGTGATGGTAACGATAAAGGAGTCTTGTTCTTTAACCCTGTTTATTCAGACATAAATCATCAAGTCGGGTTTAGAGGTTATGTTGTTGCTGTGGTTAATTTAGAGTTGCTGGCGCAAACACTAAACTTTAATCAGAACACAGAGATTGATGCCAGCTTCTATGACGTTACCGACGGCAGTAACCCTGTCGAAATTTATAACCCTCAACGTGTTGGAACAACGGCCATTGCGAGCTTTAATTTTATTATTGGTGAGCGTGTCTGGCAGGTGAAATTATGGGAGTCAGTCGCGCAATCGTCTTGGTTGCCTTATTGGCTTGCACAAATAGTCGGTATGCTGTTTGTTTGGTTATTGATCACCTTTTTGATTTCAGTAACCGGTACTAATATTCAAATTCGTCAGCAAGTAGCAAAACAAACCCAAAGCCTTCGTGAAGAAAAACAAAAAGCGGATAAAGCCAGTCAAATAAAAAGTGAATTTTTGGCGAATATGAGCCATGAAATACGCACTCCTATTAATGGTATTAAGGGGTTGCACTACTTGGCTATGCAAGAGCAAGATTGGCCGCAAGCACGTAGTTATATTGATCAAGCCGATGGTGCATTGAATGTACTATTAAGAGTTATTAATGATGTTTTAGATTTTTCTAAAATAGAAGCTGGGCGCTTGGAAATGCATCAAGAGCCAATCGATGTTAATGCGCTTGTTAGTGAAGTCTGTAACTTGCTGCAATTTGAATTGAACACTCGCTCTTTAGAGTTTGACGTTGATTACGACAGCTCTTCGCAGTTAGAGATTTACACCGATCCTATTCGGTTAAAACAAGTGCTGTTAAATTTATTAAATAATGCTGTTAAATTCACACCACAGGGGCATATCACTCTACGTATTTGGCAACAGCGTGAGTTTACTTACTTTAGTGTTATTGATACCGGTATTGGTATTAGCAAAGAAGCGCAACAGCGATTATTTCAGCCATTCTCGCAAGCAGATAGTTCAACCTCACGCCGTTTTGGTGGCACAGGTTTAGGGTTAAGTATTTGCCAAAAATTGGTTTCGATGATGGGTGGCAGTATCAGTTTGCAAAGCGTTGAAGGGCAAGGTTCAACGTTTACTATTTCAATCCCTTTTGAGTCACCTTTATCAGAGGTTATCCAAAGTGATGATGAAGTTGTTGATATTGATGTCAGCTCATTATCATTCGCAGATTACGCAATACTTTTAGTTGAAGATAACCCGCTAAATCAGCATGTCGCTAGCTCTATTTTAAAAACCAAAGGCTGTCAGCCTGATATAGCAAAAGATGGCCACGAAGCTATTAAGATGATTAGTGAAAAAAGCTACGACCTTGTACTAATGGATATTCAAATGCCTAACATGGATGGCCTGCAAGCGACAAAGGTTATTCGCAATGAGCTGCTGATCTCCGAGTTACCGATTATTGGCTTATCGGCAAATGCCCATGATGATGACCTTAAGAAAGGCCTCGCCAGTGGCATGAATGGTTATCTAACTAAGCCAATTGACGCTGATAAATTGTTTAAAACATTGTGGCAGCATCTGCACGGCAAAAGTGCTTTATAA
- the add gene encoding adenosine deaminase: MINKTLPLLDIHRHLDGNVRPQTILELGRQFNLELPADTVEALIPHVQVIDPEPNLVAFLQKLDWGVKVLGDYDACRRIAIENVEDAIAQSLDYVELRFSPYYMAQSQGLHPQGVVEAVVDGVRSACQNAPIKANLIGIMSRTYGTKICQQELDALLAFKNDLVAVDLAGDEIGFPGELFVDHFKQVHDAYLAATIHAGEARGSESIWQAINELGATRIGHGVKAIEDAALMDHLRDKRIGIESCLTSNIQTSTVAELAKHPLKTFLDHGILASINTDDPAVEGIEIAYEYQVAAPAAGLSQADMEKAQANALEIAYLSEADKAALKQLAANR; this comes from the coding sequence ATGATCAACAAGACACTTCCTTTGCTTGATATTCATCGTCATCTTGACGGTAATGTTCGCCCACAAACGATCTTAGAACTTGGTCGTCAGTTTAATCTTGAATTACCAGCAGATACAGTAGAGGCGCTGATCCCTCATGTTCAGGTTATTGACCCTGAACCAAATCTTGTCGCCTTTTTACAGAAATTAGATTGGGGTGTAAAAGTACTCGGTGATTACGATGCCTGTCGTCGTATTGCCATCGAGAACGTTGAAGATGCTATTGCACAAAGCCTAGATTACGTAGAGCTTCGTTTTAGTCCATATTATATGGCGCAAAGCCAAGGACTGCACCCGCAAGGTGTCGTAGAAGCGGTGGTTGATGGTGTTAGGAGTGCGTGTCAAAACGCACCAATTAAAGCCAACTTAATCGGTATTATGTCGCGTACTTATGGCACTAAAATTTGTCAGCAAGAGCTTGATGCGTTACTTGCTTTTAAAAATGATTTAGTTGCTGTTGATTTAGCTGGTGATGAAATTGGTTTCCCGGGTGAATTATTTGTTGATCACTTTAAGCAAGTTCACGATGCATACTTAGCTGCTACTATTCACGCTGGTGAAGCGCGTGGTAGCGAAAGTATCTGGCAAGCAATTAACGAGCTTGGTGCAACGCGTATTGGCCATGGTGTAAAAGCGATTGAAGATGCAGCGCTTATGGATCACTTACGTGATAAACGCATTGGTATTGAGTCTTGCTTAACCAGTAACATTCAAACTAGCACTGTTGCTGAGCTTGCAAAACACCCGTTAAAAACCTTCTTAGACCATGGTATTTTGGCATCAATTAATACTGATGATCCGGCAGTTGAAGGTATTGAAATTGCGTATGAGTATCAAGTAGCCGCGCCTGCAGCTGGTTTAAGCCAAGCCGATATGGAAAAAGCGCAAGCTAATGCGCTTGAAATTGCTTATTTAAGCGAGGCAGATAAAGCGGCTTTAAAACAGTTAGCTGCTAATCGTTAA
- a CDS encoding CBS domain-containing protein, translated as MLNTKVQDFMQRKLPHITPETEMTTAISELQKFKLLGAPVFDDNKSLVGFISEQELLQPLMQNSYFCDGVVKVKQLMRTDVVTVSSDQNIIELADAMKTGKPKNYPVIEGGKVVGMISRGDVLKALYENYVSCQEHQV; from the coding sequence ATGCTAAATACAAAAGTACAAGACTTTATGCAACGTAAGTTGCCACACATTACGCCTGAAACTGAAATGACCACCGCTATTAGCGAGCTGCAAAAGTTTAAATTACTGGGCGCACCTGTGTTCGATGACAACAAAAGCCTAGTTGGCTTTATATCTGAACAAGAGCTTTTGCAACCGCTGATGCAAAACAGTTATTTCTGCGATGGTGTGGTAAAGGTAAAACAACTTATGCGCACCGATGTTGTTACCGTAAGTAGCGATCAAAATATCATTGAGCTGGCAGATGCCATGAAAACAGGTAAGCCAAAGAATTACCCGGTAATCGAGGGTGGTAAGGTTGTTGGTATGATCAGCCGAGGAGATGTGCTCAAGGCATTGTATGAAAACTATGTCTCATGCCAAGAGCACCAAGTGTAA
- the fre gene encoding NAD(P)H-flavin reductase has translation MQTLLADVVAISPLTDHVHKVILKPQQPVSFEAGQYMQLVLGEKDKRAFSIASRPSQTEQIELHIGASGADSYAMQALDHLRQAHAQQQQVNVEVGLGISQLRVEGERPIILLAGGTGFSYAKSMADHLAEIGCERPVLFYWGVREQAALYAHDEMQAWANSNPHFQYIPVVENASQSWTGKTGYVHKAVMADIVSLEPYDIYMAGRFDMIGVVRDDFINHGAIRENMYADAFAFIK, from the coding sequence ATGCAAACATTACTCGCTGACGTTGTTGCGATCAGCCCGCTTACAGACCACGTACATAAGGTCATTTTGAAACCACAGCAACCTGTGTCATTCGAGGCAGGCCAATATATGCAACTTGTATTAGGCGAAAAAGATAAGCGTGCCTTTTCTATTGCAAGCCGCCCGTCGCAAACTGAGCAAATTGAACTACACATTGGTGCCTCAGGTGCTGATTCATACGCGATGCAAGCGCTTGATCATTTGCGTCAAGCACATGCTCAGCAACAACAAGTTAATGTTGAAGTGGGTCTAGGCATATCGCAACTTCGTGTAGAGGGTGAGCGCCCTATTATTCTACTTGCTGGCGGCACCGGTTTTTCTTATGCCAAATCAATGGCTGATCACCTTGCAGAAATAGGCTGTGAGCGCCCGGTATTATTCTACTGGGGTGTACGTGAGCAAGCTGCGCTATATGCGCATGACGAAATGCAAGCATGGGCAAACAGTAACCCTCATTTCCAATACATTCCTGTAGTTGAAAATGCGTCGCAAAGCTGGACAGGCAAAACTGGTTACGTTCACAAAGCCGTTATGGCAGATATCGTGTCGCTAGAACCATACGATATTTACATGGCAGGTCGCTTCGACATGATTGGCGTTGTTCGCGATGATTTCATAAATCATGGCGCAATCCGCGAAAACATGTATGCCGATGCATTTGCATTCATTAAATAG
- the ubiD gene encoding 4-hydroxy-3-polyprenylbenzoate decarboxylase — protein sequence MKYKDLREFIELLEQKGELKRIKQEIDPYLEMTEIADRTLRAEGPALLFENPKGHSIPVLANLFGTPKRVAMGMGQDDVSELREVGKLLAFLKEPEPPKGIKEALGQIPVFKQVLNMPAKEVKKAPCQQVILEGDDVDLTKLPIQHCWPGDAAPLITWGLTVTRGPYKKRQNLGIYRQQLLGKNKIIMRWLSHRGGALDFREWCKEHPGEPYPVSVALGADPATILGAVTPVPDTLSEYAFAGLLRGSKTEVVKSISNDLQVPATAEFVLEGHIMPGETAPEGPYGDHTGYYNEVDEFPVMTVTHITHRENPIYHSTYTGRPPDEPAVLGVALNEVFVPILQKQFPEIVDFYLPPEGCSYRMAVVTMKKQYPGHAKRVMMGVWSFLRQFMYTKFVIVCDDDVNARDWNDVIWAITTRMDPARDTTLIENTPIDYLDFASPVSGLGSKMGMDATNKWPGETDREWGEPIVMDPKIKERVDELWDSLDIL from the coding sequence ATGAAATACAAAGATCTTCGCGAATTTATCGAGCTACTAGAACAAAAAGGTGAACTTAAACGGATCAAACAAGAAATCGATCCCTACCTTGAAATGACCGAAATTGCTGACCGTACATTGCGTGCAGAAGGCCCTGCTCTGCTATTCGAAAATCCTAAGGGTCACTCTATTCCTGTACTTGCTAACCTATTCGGTACGCCAAAGCGAGTGGCAATGGGAATGGGTCAAGATGATGTCAGTGAGCTGCGCGAAGTCGGTAAGCTATTAGCCTTTTTAAAAGAGCCTGAGCCACCTAAAGGCATTAAAGAGGCACTAGGCCAAATCCCGGTATTCAAACAAGTGTTGAATATGCCCGCTAAAGAAGTAAAAAAAGCACCATGTCAGCAAGTCATACTTGAAGGTGATGATGTCGACTTAACCAAGTTGCCTATCCAACATTGCTGGCCAGGTGATGCAGCACCTTTGATAACATGGGGCTTAACGGTTACTAGAGGACCTTATAAAAAACGCCAAAACTTAGGTATTTACCGTCAGCAGCTACTGGGTAAAAACAAAATTATTATGCGTTGGTTATCGCACCGTGGTGGCGCATTAGATTTTCGTGAATGGTGTAAAGAGCACCCAGGCGAACCCTATCCTGTATCGGTCGCATTAGGGGCAGACCCTGCAACAATCCTAGGCGCTGTAACGCCAGTACCTGACACCCTAAGCGAATACGCGTTTGCGGGCTTACTACGCGGTAGTAAAACAGAAGTTGTTAAGTCGATTTCAAATGACCTACAAGTGCCTGCTACCGCTGAGTTCGTACTTGAAGGCCATATTATGCCGGGTGAAACAGCCCCTGAAGGCCCATATGGCGATCACACAGGTTACTACAATGAAGTAGACGAGTTTCCGGTCATGACGGTGACTCACATCACGCATCGTGAAAACCCGATTTATCACAGTACCTACACAGGCCGTCCACCAGATGAGCCGGCGGTACTCGGGGTTGCCTTAAACGAAGTGTTCGTGCCAATTCTACAAAAACAATTTCCTGAAATTGTAGATTTTTATCTACCACCTGAAGGGTGTTCATACCGAATGGCGGTGGTCACGATGAAAAAACAATATCCGGGTCATGCCAAGCGTGTGATGATGGGGGTATGGTCTTTCTTACGTCAATTTATGTATACCAAGTTCGTGATTGTTTGCGATGACGATGTAAACGCACGCGACTGGAACGACGTAATTTGGGCAATCACTACGCGTATGGATCCTGCGCGCGATACAACGTTAATCGAAAACACACCGATTGATTATTTAGACTTTGCATCGCCAGTTTCTGGTCTTGGCTCAAAAATGGGCATGGATGCAACCAATAAATGGCCTGGTGAAACAGATCGTGAATGGGGTGAGCCCATTGTCATGGATCCAAAAATCAAAGAACGAGTTGATGAATTATGGGACAGCTTAGATATTCTCTAA
- a CDS encoding MliC family protein produces the protein MNKQLLSGLALVTLCACAEQATANNYLCDNGLTASIVDNNEDEATLSFVDNTYTLYREVSGSGIKYSDDHVLFWSKGDEAMLILKGKKYHCQLKQS, from the coding sequence ATGAACAAACAACTTCTCTCAGGGCTCGCTTTAGTCACTTTGTGCGCGTGTGCTGAGCAAGCCACGGCAAACAACTATCTATGTGATAATGGCTTAACTGCGAGTATTGTTGATAATAATGAAGACGAAGCAACGCTTTCATTCGTCGATAATACTTACACTTTATATCGAGAAGTCAGTGGTTCAGGCATAAAGTACAGCGATGATCATGTGTTGTTTTGGTCTAAAGGCGACGAAGCCATGCTTATTTTGAAAGGAAAAAAATATCATTGTCAGCTAAAGCAAAGCTAA